The Altererythrobacter sp. CAU 1644 genome has a window encoding:
- the wecB gene encoding non-hydrolyzing UDP-N-acetylglucosamine 2-epimerase, with product MSRPKILVTFGTRPEAIKMFPVVDALRATDQFDTRVAVTAQHRELLDQVLQLAGILPDVDLDLMQQGQSLDELSARIVTRFGEALDREKPERVLVHGDTLTTMMVTLACYFRRIPVGHVEAGLRSGDIYSPWPEEVNRRVTGVIADLHFAPTQIAADALTAETVDPANIFITGNTVIDALLATRRRIAADPSMAPAIAELQQRFAGKQIIAVTAHRRENFGDGMRNIATALSALAARDDVAIIYPVHPNPNVGGVMRAMLGDYHNIALIEPLDYPNFVAMMEASRLILTDSGGVQEEAPSLGKPVLVMRDTTERPEGISAGTARLVATDPERIVGEASKLLDDHVAYDAMSKAHNPYGDGQAAHRIVAAIAQRHGVGLEPARLTA from the coding sequence ATGAGTCGACCGAAAATCCTCGTGACTTTCGGGACACGGCCCGAAGCGATCAAGATGTTTCCGGTCGTCGACGCGCTTCGCGCAACAGACCAGTTCGACACGCGCGTGGCGGTGACGGCCCAGCATCGCGAGTTGCTCGACCAAGTCCTGCAACTGGCGGGGATCCTGCCCGATGTCGACCTTGACCTGATGCAACAGGGCCAGAGCCTCGACGAGCTCTCGGCGCGCATCGTCACTCGGTTCGGCGAAGCGCTCGACCGCGAAAAGCCAGAGCGCGTGCTGGTCCATGGCGACACGCTGACGACCATGATGGTGACGCTTGCCTGCTATTTCCGCCGAATCCCGGTAGGCCATGTGGAAGCCGGGCTGCGCAGCGGCGACATCTACTCGCCCTGGCCCGAGGAAGTGAATCGCCGCGTCACCGGGGTGATCGCCGACCTCCACTTCGCCCCGACGCAGATCGCCGCCGATGCATTGACGGCAGAGACAGTTGACCCGGCGAACATCTTCATCACCGGCAACACCGTAATCGACGCGCTGCTTGCCACGCGACGCCGAATTGCGGCGGACCCCTCAATGGCGCCCGCGATCGCAGAGCTGCAACAACGCTTTGCAGGGAAACAGATCATTGCGGTGACGGCCCATCGGCGCGAAAATTTCGGCGACGGCATGCGAAATATCGCCACAGCGCTATCGGCCCTGGCTGCGCGCGACGACGTCGCGATCATCTATCCCGTGCACCCCAACCCCAATGTCGGCGGCGTCATGCGGGCAATGCTGGGAGATTACCACAACATCGCGCTGATAGAACCGCTCGACTATCCCAACTTCGTGGCGATGATGGAAGCCTCCCGCCTGATCCTTACCGACAGCGGCGGCGTTCAGGAAGAAGCCCCGAGCCTCGGCAAGCCAGTGTTGGTCATGCGGGACACGACCGAACGACCGGAAGGAATTTCCGCCGGGACTGCCAGGCTGGTTGCGACCGATCCGGAAAGGATCGTCGGCGAAGCATCGAAGCTGCTTGACGATCACGTTGCCTATGACGCCATGTCGAAGGCGCATAATCCTTACGGAGACGGCCAGGCCGCGCACAGGATCGTCGCCGCGATTGCCCAGCGCCACGGTGTCGGGCTGGAGCCGGCGCGACTTACCGCCTAG
- a CDS encoding polysaccharide biosynthesis/export family protein: MATATFLVAACGTTPPPAIGPTVIQPATGMGQDSYSSAAPTLYRLRGTDKISVVVYREPDLSLEEVAIALDGTVGLPLLGAVQAAGLTTNELAEDIELRLRAAGVKDPQVSLNLTSAASHRVTVEGGVEDPGVYTFQPGDRLSAALALADGPTRVANLKEVAIFREGEGGISVAKFDYRSVSQGTMIDPVLEPGDRVVVGLSGLSQFWQDFLRALPAFGLFTNVNW; the protein is encoded by the coding sequence ATGGCAACAGCCACTTTCCTGGTGGCGGCCTGCGGTACCACCCCGCCGCCCGCGATCGGCCCCACGGTTATACAGCCCGCCACCGGAATGGGTCAGGATAGCTATAGCTCGGCAGCACCGACGCTCTACCGCTTGCGCGGGACGGACAAGATTTCGGTGGTGGTCTACCGCGAACCCGATCTCTCGCTCGAAGAAGTTGCCATCGCACTCGACGGCACCGTGGGCCTTCCTCTGCTTGGCGCCGTTCAGGCTGCGGGCCTGACGACCAACGAGCTGGCCGAAGACATCGAGCTCCGCCTGCGCGCAGCGGGCGTGAAGGATCCGCAAGTCAGCCTGAACCTCACCAGCGCCGCCTCGCACAGGGTCACTGTCGAAGGCGGGGTCGAGGACCCCGGAGTCTACACTTTCCAGCCCGGTGACCGGCTTTCGGCCGCCTTGGCACTCGCCGATGGCCCCACGCGGGTCGCCAATCTGAAAGAGGTCGCGATTTTCCGCGAAGGCGAAGGCGGGATCTCAGTGGCCAAGTTCGATTATCGTTCGGTCAGCCAGGGCACGATGATCGATCCCGTCCTCGAGCCGGGCGACCGGGTCGTGGTCGGCCTCTCGGGGCTGTCGCAATTCTGGCAGGACTTCCTCCGCGCGCTACCCGCGTTCGGTTTGTTCACCAACGTCAACTGGTAG